One window of Akkermansia biwaensis genomic DNA carries:
- the pgsA gene encoding CDP-diacylglycerol--glycerol-3-phosphate 3-phosphatidyltransferase produces MLNLPNTITLTRIALVVVFTAVISLAAQHPWGYPAALIVFVLAACTDWLDGYLARRLNQVTTFGKLIDPLADKIAVSAAFIYLTAAGLCPFWVTIIIISREFLVTGLRQIAQDHGVIIPAGTSGKWKTAFQLAFCIGCLLALTWVHTPEYIPSILSPVASLCHWQGDGIANFLYQFTLWGAVILTVYSGAVYCVGARRFLKS; encoded by the coding sequence ATGCTGAATCTGCCGAATACCATTACCCTGACGAGAATCGCGTTGGTGGTCGTCTTCACGGCAGTCATCAGCCTGGCGGCCCAACATCCCTGGGGATATCCGGCCGCGCTGATCGTCTTTGTGCTGGCCGCGTGCACGGACTGGCTGGACGGCTATCTGGCACGCCGCCTGAACCAGGTCACCACCTTCGGCAAGCTCATTGACCCCCTGGCGGATAAAATAGCCGTCTCCGCGGCTTTCATCTACCTGACGGCCGCCGGACTGTGCCCATTCTGGGTCACCATCATTATCATCAGCCGGGAATTCCTGGTCACCGGCCTGCGCCAGATCGCCCAGGACCACGGAGTCATCATTCCCGCAGGAACCTCCGGAAAATGGAAAACGGCCTTCCAACTGGCCTTCTGCATCGGCTGCCTGCTGGCGCTGACCTGGGTGCACACGCCGGAATACATTCCGTCCATCCTGTCCCCGGTGGCCTCCCTCTGCCACTGGCAGGGCGACGGAATCGCCAACTTCCTGTATCAATTCACGCTCTGGGGCGCCGTCATCCTGACCGTGTACTCGGGAGCCGTGTATTGCGTGGGCGCCCGCCGTTTTCTGAAAAGCTAG
- a CDS encoding Gfo/Idh/MocA family protein, with protein sequence MDTSSSRRRFLQTLGLATGALAAGSLANAQEVEALAPKKIIIPDPNNIGPMTTWPARKPGAQYMGGFRAPKLDKVRVAFVGVGERGSMHVAQMAVIEGAEVVGICDLYEDWAKRNADLVEKKTGKRPPIFTKGPEDYKRMMKEVKPDAVIVCPSWEWHCRVTCDVMKMGAHAFVEVPMAVSIKELWEIVDTSEQTRKHCMMMENVNYGREELMYLNMVRQGVIGDLLYGEAAYIHELRGQMKQVERGTGSWRTYHYAKRNGNVYPTHGLGPVAQYMNLARKDDCFGRLVSFSSPALGRAAYARKNFPADHKWNKLDFACGDMNTSLIKTTMGRTVLVEWDETSPRPYSRLNLIQGTLGTLAGFPTRVAGEKLGNGNYHEWIEGNEKLAPIFEKYEHPLWKRVGPLALKMGGHGGMDFVMLFRIIECLRNGEPMDQNVYEGAFWSSVSELSEYSVAQGGMPQVFPDFTRGDWKTTAPLGIVQ encoded by the coding sequence ATGGATACTTCATCATCACGTCGTCGTTTCCTCCAGACCCTGGGTCTGGCTACAGGAGCTCTGGCCGCCGGTTCCCTTGCCAACGCGCAGGAAGTGGAAGCCCTGGCTCCCAAAAAAATCATCATCCCCGATCCAAACAACATCGGCCCCATGACCACGTGGCCCGCGCGCAAGCCGGGCGCCCAGTATATGGGCGGATTCCGGGCCCCCAAGCTGGACAAGGTCCGCGTGGCCTTTGTCGGCGTAGGCGAACGCGGCTCCATGCACGTCGCGCAAATGGCCGTCATTGAAGGAGCGGAAGTCGTCGGCATCTGCGACCTTTACGAAGACTGGGCCAAGCGCAACGCGGACCTCGTGGAAAAAAAGACGGGCAAGCGTCCCCCCATTTTCACGAAGGGACCGGAAGACTACAAGCGCATGATGAAGGAAGTCAAGCCGGACGCCGTCATCGTCTGCCCCAGCTGGGAATGGCACTGCCGCGTCACCTGCGACGTAATGAAAATGGGCGCCCACGCCTTCGTGGAAGTGCCGATGGCCGTCTCCATCAAGGAACTCTGGGAAATCGTGGATACTTCCGAACAGACCCGGAAGCATTGCATGATGATGGAAAACGTCAACTACGGCCGTGAAGAACTCATGTACCTGAACATGGTGCGCCAGGGCGTCATCGGAGACCTTTTGTACGGAGAAGCCGCCTATATTCACGAACTGCGCGGCCAGATGAAGCAGGTGGAGCGCGGAACCGGTTCCTGGAGAACCTACCACTACGCCAAGCGCAACGGCAACGTATACCCCACGCACGGCCTCGGCCCTGTGGCCCAGTACATGAACCTGGCCCGCAAGGACGACTGCTTCGGCAGGCTCGTTTCCTTCTCCAGCCCGGCCCTCGGCCGCGCCGCGTATGCCAGGAAAAACTTCCCGGCGGACCACAAGTGGAACAAGCTGGACTTCGCCTGCGGAGACATGAACACCTCCCTCATTAAAACCACCATGGGCCGCACCGTTCTGGTGGAATGGGATGAAACCAGCCCCCGCCCCTACTCCCGCCTCAACCTCATCCAGGGCACCTTGGGTACGCTGGCGGGCTTCCCGACCCGTGTGGCCGGTGAAAAACTGGGCAACGGCAACTATCACGAATGGATTGAAGGCAATGAAAAGCTGGCGCCCATCTTTGAAAAATACGAGCACCCGCTCTGGAAGCGCGTCGGCCCGCTGGCCTTGAAAATGGGCGGCCACGGCGGCATGGACTTCGTGATGCTCTTCCGCATCATCGAATGCCTCCGCAACGGCGAACCCATGGACCAGAACGTCTATGAAGGAGCCTTCTGGTCCTCCGTTTCCGAGCTCTCCGAATACTCCGTGGCCCAGGGCGGCATGCCCCAGGTATTCCCGGACTTCACCCGCGGCGACTGGAAAACGACCGCCCCGCTCGGCATCGTGCAATAA
- a CDS encoding DEAD/DEAH box helicase: protein MVSTTFRELGLSAPILRQLEKLEYKTPTPIQAACIPMLLQKKDLMGLAQTGTGKTAAFALPLIQHFSEHPAKPRPRKVRALILSPTRELASQIHDNITAYAKGQNLSTAVIFGGVGYAPQFRKLAAGLDILVATPGRLIDHLERQTVNLDQVETLILDEADHMLDMGFAPALKKIVAKIPRQRHTQMFSATMPDNIRQLAQAFLQEPETVMVTPPSATADRVEQSLCMVRSQADKRPCTLDLLEQRQHPGRTLIFTRTKHGANRLASFLTGRDYPASAIHGDKSQGTRERMLREFRSGETPILVATDIAARGIDVKDVQLVINYDLPAESEVYVHRIGRTARAGADGQAIALCAPDEVGKARDIHKMLGRVLPVHASSTELPAELLTVPGADRRQKNSARENGAPSRRQSRNG, encoded by the coding sequence ATGGTATCCACCACATTCAGGGAGCTTGGCTTGTCGGCTCCCATTCTCCGCCAATTGGAGAAACTGGAGTACAAGACCCCCACCCCCATTCAGGCCGCCTGCATCCCCATGCTGCTGCAGAAAAAGGATCTGATGGGACTGGCGCAGACCGGTACGGGAAAGACCGCCGCCTTCGCCCTGCCCCTCATTCAACACTTTTCCGAACATCCCGCCAAACCCCGGCCGCGGAAGGTCAGGGCGCTCATCCTGAGCCCCACCCGGGAGCTGGCTTCCCAGATTCACGACAACATCACGGCGTATGCCAAGGGACAAAACCTGTCCACGGCCGTCATCTTCGGCGGCGTGGGGTATGCCCCCCAGTTCCGCAAACTGGCGGCGGGCCTGGACATCCTGGTCGCTACGCCGGGCAGGCTGATCGACCATCTGGAACGCCAGACCGTCAATCTGGACCAGGTGGAAACCCTGATTCTGGACGAAGCCGACCACATGCTGGACATGGGATTCGCCCCGGCCCTGAAAAAAATCGTGGCCAAAATTCCCCGACAGCGCCACACCCAGATGTTCTCCGCCACCATGCCGGACAACATCCGGCAACTGGCCCAGGCCTTCCTCCAGGAACCGGAAACGGTCATGGTCACGCCTCCCTCCGCCACGGCGGACCGGGTGGAACAATCCCTCTGCATGGTCCGCTCCCAGGCGGACAAAAGGCCCTGCACGCTGGACCTGCTGGAACAGCGCCAACATCCGGGACGCACCCTCATCTTCACCCGCACCAAGCACGGAGCCAACCGGCTGGCCTCCTTCCTCACCGGCAGGGACTATCCGGCCTCCGCCATCCACGGGGATAAAAGCCAGGGTACGCGGGAGCGCATGCTCCGCGAATTCCGCTCCGGGGAAACGCCCATTCTCGTCGCTACGGACATCGCGGCCCGCGGCATCGACGTCAAGGACGTCCAGCTCGTCATCAACTATGACCTGCCGGCGGAATCGGAAGTTTACGTACACCGCATAGGCCGTACTGCCCGCGCCGGAGCCGACGGACAGGCGATTGCCCTGTGCGCTCCGGATGAAGTCGGCAAGGCCCGGGATATCCACAAAATGCTCGGACGCGTCCTTCCCGTGCATGCCTCCAGCACGGAACTTCCGGCAGAACTGCTGACCGTTCCCGGTGCTGACAGGAGGCAGAAAAATTCCGCCCGGGAAAACGGTGCCCCCTCCCGCAGGCAATCACGTAACGGATAA